A single genomic interval of Mustelus asterias chromosome 25, sMusAst1.hap1.1, whole genome shotgun sequence harbors:
- the med20 gene encoding mediator of RNA polymerase II transcription subunit 20 isoform X2 produces the protein MGVTCVSQIPAVEGKSVQQAVEMITKKLELLGAVKQGTFCVDCETYHAGPTVTIPGQAAKFMYVMHNTEYPLSCFALFENGPYLVADSNFDTLMIKLKGFFQNAKSSKIESRGPRYQYGDFLIKVGTVTMGPSVRGISVELSQFRAVPL, from the exons TGTTTCCCAGATTCCGGCAGTTGAGGGGAAGAGCGTCCAGCAAGCAGTGGAGATGATCACCAAAAAACTGGAGCTGTTGGGGGCTGTTAAGCAGGGGACGTTTTGCGTGGACTGTGAAACCTACCATGCGGGACCAACCGTGACCATCCCAG GACAGGCGGCAAAGTTCATGTACGTTATGCACAACACGGAATATCCCCTCAGCTGCTTTGCCCTCTTCGAGAATGGCCCCTACTTGGTGGCAGACTCAAACTTTGACACGCTCATGATCAAACTGAAGGGGTTTTTCCAGAATGCAAAAAGCAGCAAGATCGAGAGCCGGGGACCTCGCTACCAGTATGGTGACTTCCTAATAAAAGTCGGGACAGTCACAATGGGCCCCAGTGTACGTGGCATATCTGTTGAG CTTTCACAGTTTCGTGCCGTGCCACTGTGA
- the med20 gene encoding mediator of RNA polymerase II transcription subunit 20 isoform X1 has protein sequence MGVTCVSQIPAVEGKSVQQAVEMITKKLELLGAVKQGTFCVDCETYHAGPTVTIPGQAAKFMYVMHNTEYPLSCFALFENGPYLVADSNFDTLMIKLKGFFQNAKSSKIESRGPRYQYGDFLIKVGTVTMGPSVRGISVEVEYCPCIVSNDCWNLMMEFMQSFMGSHTPGIPSVFSTKHDGVYTPTDTAIQYMELFNKIRKQQQAPVSGMR, from the exons TGTTTCCCAGATTCCGGCAGTTGAGGGGAAGAGCGTCCAGCAAGCAGTGGAGATGATCACCAAAAAACTGGAGCTGTTGGGGGCTGTTAAGCAGGGGACGTTTTGCGTGGACTGTGAAACCTACCATGCGGGACCAACCGTGACCATCCCAG GACAGGCGGCAAAGTTCATGTACGTTATGCACAACACGGAATATCCCCTCAGCTGCTTTGCCCTCTTCGAGAATGGCCCCTACTTGGTGGCAGACTCAAACTTTGACACGCTCATGATCAAACTGAAGGGGTTTTTCCAGAATGCAAAAAGCAGCAAGATCGAGAGCCGGGGACCTCGCTACCAGTATGGTGACTTCCTAATAAAAGTCGGGACAGTCACAATGGGCCCCAGTGTACGTGGCATATCTGTTGAG GTGGAGTACTGCCCTTGCATTGTGTCCAATGACTGCTGGAACCTCATGATGGAATTCATGCAGAGTTTCATGGGGAGCCATACACCTGGGATTCCTTCTGTATTCTCGACAAAACACGACGGGGTTTACACACCGACAGACACGGCTATTCAATATATGGAACTGTTCAATAAAATTCGGAAACAACAGCAGGCCCCGGTGTCTGGAATGAGATAG